TCCGGCCCCCGGACCCTTCCTGCCGTTCACGCGCTTGAACTCGGCTCGCAGCAGACCCGCCTCGAGGAGCTTGTCCAGGTGGAACTTGGCGGCGTTGCGGTGGATCGCGAACCGCTCCGCGATCTCGTTCACGGTCGCGGCGGACATCCGCTGCCGCAGGTGGAGGTAGATCGACCGGCGGGTCCGGTCGGAGAGGATCCCGGCTATGACGTCGGGGTCGACGGGTTCGGGGAGCGTCGTGGGCATATGCCGTCACAGGTCGGAATCGGACCTCGAGGGCAGCCTACCCCGCCCCTGATGTCCTGTAAAGCCGATTCCGGTTGTCACTAGACTTGACGCCGGTGCTATCAATGGATTCGACGGGAAACGCAGTGAGACCCCGAACGTGCGTACGCCCCCGGCGGTCCTCGCCGGGGGTCGTTGTCCCCCTGAGGACCTGTGCCGGCACCGGGGCTGGAAGGACGGTGTGACATGACCACTTACGGAACCTCTCTCGCCCGCCTGTTCCAGGTGGAGCCCGAGAACGACTGGCGCAACCAGGCCGCGTGCCGCGGCATGGACCCCGAGCTCTTCTTCTCGCCCGACAGCTTCGAGACCAAACAGGGCAAGGACGGCCGCGAGGACATCGCCAAGGCCGCGTGCGCCCGGTGCGAGGTGCGCGCAGAGTGCCTCGAGTACGCGATCAAGGCCGGCGAGCGGTACGGGATCTGGGGCGGTCTGACCGAGCAGGAGCGGCGGGCCGTGGTCCGCCGCCGCACGGCCGAGCTCCGCGCCGGACGCGCAGGCTGACGCGCCTCCCGGCGCGCATGCGACCCAGCTTCGGGCCCGAGACCTTCGAGCGCGTCCGTGAGGCGCTGTCCGGGGTCGCGCCCGGACCCGTCACTCAGGCCCGGTCCGCCGCGGTCCTCGTCCCTCTCTTCCTCGACGGCGAGCGCGTCCGGGTCCTGTTGACGAAGCGCTCCGAGAACCTGCGCACGCACCGCGGGGAGGTGTCCTTCCCGGGCGGCACCCGCGAGCCCGAGGACGTCGACCTGCGCGCGACGGCCGAGAGGGAGGCGTTCGAGGAGGTGGCCCTGCGTCCCGACGACGTGGCGCACCTGGGCGTCCTGGACGACCTGCCCACAGCCGGCTCGGGGATCCTGATCCGTCCGTACGTCGTCCGGGTCCCGCACCCCTACGACTACGTGCCGGACACCCGCGAGGTGGAGCGGCTGCTCACCCCGCCGCTCGACCTGTTCGCGGACGTCTCCGCGCGCCGCATCGAGATGTTCGAGCGGGGCGGGGTCCGGTACCCGGTCTACTTCTTCGACCACGAGGGGGACGTCGTGTGGGGGGCCACAGCGAGGATGCTGGTCGCGTTGATCGAGCGCCTGGACGGACGGGAGCCCGACTGGACGGTCGTCCCCCGGCCGCCCGCCTCCGTCGAGGAGGATCTCGCCTAGCGCCCGGACAGCGTCGGCACCCGGGCGTCCAGGGAGTCGAGGTCCGCGACCCGTCGCCACAGGAGCGAGACCACCACCGTCACCACGGTCGACGCGCCGACCGCCCCGAGGAACGGCCAGAGGGTGGGGACGCCCCCGGGGAACGTGACCTGCCGCAGCGCGCCGCCGACCGAGCCGGAGTACCGCAGACCGATCAGGACGGATCCCGCGAGCCCCGCCACCGCCCCAGCGATCGCTCCGGCCGCCGTGGCGCGACGCCACACGCCCAGCACCACCGGGACGGCCACGGTCGCCGCGAGGAGGTCGGCGATCAGGAAGACCCGCAGCACCGACCAGCCCTGAAGCGCCAGGGCGACGGCCGGGACCATCAGCGCGAGCGTGACCAGCCGCGCCCCGCGCATCCCGAGCCGGGGGCGCTCAGCCACGACGAGTGACGCCAGGGCGTTCGTCAGCGTGTCCACTGACGAGGCGACGAGGGACACCCCGAGCACCACGACACCGACCCCCACCACCCACAGGAGCGCGGTCAGGGGGGCGAAGAACGGGACGGGCACCCGGCCCAGGTCGGCTCCCGTGGAGGACACCAGCACCCCGGCCAGTCCCGTCACCGCGACCACAGGCACGGTGAGGGCGGCACCGAGGGCGGCCCCCCGGCGCAGCGCCCGGTCGCTCTCCGCGGCCCAGACCCTCTGCCAGTACCCCTGGTGGAAGATGTTCGCCGCGAGCACCGCGAGCACCAGCGTGGCCGCCGCCTCGAGGTTGGCCTGGTCGAAGCGGACCTCCACCCGCGACAGCGCGTCCTCGGGGTCGCCGATGGTCGACGACCACGCCACCGCGGCGGCGCCGAGGAGCCCGACCACCATCCAAGCCTGCCAGCGGTCGGTGCGGATCGACGCCCGCAGCCCGGCGTACGCCGTGTAGGCGACCGTGGCGGCGGCCGTGGCCACGATGACCGGGGCGCCGCTCCCACCCGTCATGACCGCGGTGACCGCACCGACCGCGGTCAGCTCGGCGATCACGAAGACGAGCATGTACAGGACGGAGATCGCCGCCACGTAGGTGTGAAGGACCCGTCCGAAGCGCAGGCGCAGGAACCCGGTGAGCGAGTGTCCGGCCGGGACGATCCGGCGCAGCCGGGGGCCGAGCAGTCCGAAGGCGACGACGGGAGAGGCCGCCGCGACCGCGTACCCGACGACCGCGACCGGACCCACGAACGCCCCCACCTCGGGCGGCGCGAACAGGATCCAGGCTCCCAGCCCGGAAGCCAGGAACGAGAGACCGAGCGGGACGGCGGGCTGCGAGCCCCGGGCGGTGAGGTAGTCGTCGAGGTCCTCGCGCACCCGGCCGCGGACACCGACCCAGGCGAACAGGGCGAGCGCGGCGGCCGCCGCCGCCAGCCCGAGCATCGGATCGACCATACGCGCTCCCTCCGCCGGTGCTAACCGGATCAGGTTCGCGGGGTCTGCGCCCTATCGGCGCACTCTCAGCCCTTCGGGGCTCCCCCGGCGTACGGACAGCAGGTTACAGGTTCAGGACCGCTTGCCGCCGGATCGGGACTTCGGCTCGACCCCGGCGTCGCGCAGCGCAGCCGCGAGCGCCGTGTCCGGACCCCGCTTCGCCCCCGCCGGACCGCCCTTGCCCTTCGGCGCGGGCTTCTCCTTCGACCGCTTGGGAGCGTCCGCCTTGGGAGTCTCGGCCTTGGGGGTCTCCGCCTTGGGGGCCTCCGCCTTGGCTGGTGCGTCGGTCGTCGCCGCGTCCGCGGTCGGGGGTTCGGCTGGCGCGGCGGTGCCCGGCTCGCTCTTCTTCGGCTGCTTCGGGCCCTTCGTCTTCGTCTTGCGCGGTGCCGCCTGCGCGGGGGCCTCGGGCTCCCCGCCCTGAGCGGGGGCCTCCGTCTTCGCCTCCTTCGCCGGCGCTTCTGTCGCGGCGGGGGCTGCGGCCTTCGCGGCCGCCTCGGGCTTCTTCGGGGCCTGCGCCTTCGCGGGAGCCTCCGGGGCGGCGGGAGCCTCGCCGTTCGTGGCGGCCTCGGCCTTCGGCGCGGGCGCTTCGCCCTTGGTCGGGGCCTCACTTCGGCCATCGAGCTCGGACAGCAGCTCGGCTGCGGACGACTGCAGCGCGGCCACCTGCTTGCGCACCGACTCGAGCTCCCGCACGAGCGCCCGGACCCGGTCCGCCGGCGTGCTCCCGGAGGTCACCTCAGCCGGCTGGGAGCCGTTCTCGTCCCCCGAGCGCTTGGCGACGTACTCCTTCACCGAGCCCAGCAGGATGGCCCACCGCTCGGCGCCGTTCTCGGCCACCCGCTCTGCCTCGAGCGTTCCCTTGCGGATGAGTTCGCGGATGCGCAGCTGGCTCACGCCGAGCTGGCGGGACGCCTCACGCATGGAGATGCGATCGCTGGTCATGGTGTTCCCCTCCACTGATCCGGCAGCCCGAAGACGGGGGTAGGGGAGCAGGTTATCAGGCGCCGCCAGCGCCCGGACAGGGCCGGATCCTACGAGGAGGGGGTCCCCTGCGGGGCCTGGGTCGGCGTCGGCTGGGGCGGCGGAGGAGTGGGCTGGGGGTCCGGAGCCGGCGAGGACGGACGAGGCGTCCCAGTCCCGTACTCGATGATCCTGGGCTCCGCCTTGTAGCGGGTGAAGATCCGCTCCCGGGTCACCTTCCCGTCGCGCTCGATGACCCGGGTGACGGTGATGTCGAACCCGCGCGAGCCGCCCTGCTTCACGCGCTCGGCTCCGGGAGACAGGGCAGGGTTCGGTTCCCGCTTCACTGGGGGGTCGGTGAAGTTGGTCCGCTCGCCGGTCTCGGCGGTGACGCGCCGTCCCTCCTTGTTGCCGTAGAAGGACACGGTGATCGCCGTGTTCGAGTACGAGGTCTTGATCAGGATGCCCGACCGGGAGTCGTTGCGGAACTTGAGGTCGGGGGCCGGCCACGAGATGGTCGCCTCGCGGCCGGGGGGGTAACGCGAGATGTAGTAGGAGTGCGCCTTCGCGGTCACGATGTCGTAACCCCCGAAGAAGATCGCGTTGTACATCGTCGTCGCGAACTGCGAGACGCCCCCGCCCACGTCGTCCTTGAACTCGCCGTCGAAGATCATGGGAGCCAGGACGTAGCCCTTCTCGACGGTGCGTTTCCCGACCCGCTCGTTGAGCGAGAAGGTCTCGCCGGGACGCACCACCATGCCGTCGACCGTCGCGGCGATCTTGTGGATGTTCTTCACGCGCGGCTGGCAGCACGGGTGGTTCGTCGTGAAGGTGGAGACGAGCTGGGTGATGTTGAGCGCCTCGGCCGCCTCCGTTGTCAGCTTCGGGGGGGTCGACGAGAAGGCCGCCTCGGTGGACCTCGGCGCGCTCTGCGAAGCGACCTCGTCGAGGGCGGCCGCCGTCTTCTCGGCGTCGAACCGCAGGCCGTCCTGGCCCGGACGGACGCTGACGGAGCCGCCGGACACCGCGAACGACGCGTTCACCGGCTCCCTCTCGAACGACTTCATCCGCTCCCCGAGCTCCTCGGACACCTTCTCCGGTGCGAACCTCACATCGAGCGCCCAATCGCCCCGCCGTCGCACCGGGACCGCCTCCAGGAGCTCCGCGAGCTCGGAGGTGGACAGCTCCACCGACCCAGAGGGGGTCGTCAGCGTGATCGGGTCGGCGATCAGCTGGTTCGCCCTGCGCACGGCGTCCGCGGCGTCGGCCGCGTCGGTGCGTCGGCCCTCGGTCCGGAACGGGAGCGGGACCGCCTCCCGCGGCCACGTCTCTATGCCGGCAATCAGGGTCCGGCGGGCGGCGCGGCGGTCGAGGAGCCGTCCGGGGGTGGGTTCGACGGCCGCTATCCGTCCGTTGCGGACCTCGATCCCCGCCTCGTTCCCCGGTTCGTCGAACCTCTTCGCCCAGCCGGCGATCAGCTCGGTGGACGCCTCGTTCTCAAGCGTCGACCGCCAGGCCACCTCCGTGGTGGCGAAGTAGGCGCGCAGGCGGGTCCATCCGCGGCCGAGGGGGTTGCCCTCGCGTCCCACCGCACGTGCCCGGGCGAAGGTCGCGTCGACGTCCGGGAAGTACCCGACGTCCGCCGGGTCGACCACCAGGCGCTCGCCCTTCGCCTCGAAGATCGCGCTCTCCTCCGCTAGCTGCTTCGACCGCTGCACGAGGAGCCTCTCGGCCTCGCCGAAGCGCTTCCCGCCGAGCTCGAGGTCGCCGACCCGGACACCCGACTCGATCCGGCCGAGGCCGATCGCCGTGTCGACGAGCACGGTGGACAGGAGCAGCCCGGCCACGACGAGCAGACCCCAACCACGGCGACTGGGGTGGAACCTGAGCCTGCCGCGGGTCCGGACAGGCTCGGTATCGGTTGTCAGGCGTGTATCCATCGGTGCAGGGAGGTCGCGGCCACTCCATGGAACCGCGATCCCGTCCGGATCTCACCCGTGAAGGGATCGCCGCCTCGGCAAAGAAATACCCGACGCCCCCTGATCGTAGCCCGGCTGGAAGGAAGGAGGGGCGAATGCGCAAGCTCATCGGTTTCATCGCATCCGCGCTGGTCGCAGGTGCGCTCGTCGCCGGACCGGCTGTAGCGGAGCCTTCGGCCAAGTGCAACGGGGCGCCTGCTGCCACGGGGACCGATGGTTCGATGTCGATCTCGGTGTGCGTGAGCGGTGTAGGTGCGCTCACCGCGGCCCAGAAGGGCAACGGCGGTTACGTCGTCGCCGACGGCGACACCGCCAACTCAACCATCAACCCGTGTCTCGACGGCTTCGTCGGGATCCAGGTGACCGAGGCCGGTCCCGGGTACGCGGCGTCCGGCGAGGGGGACTACAGCTACCCCCACACGCAGGGCGAGCCCAACCCCACGGAGTGCGCACCCGCGTAACGTTCGTGCGATCGGGGGCCCGTCCTGCGGGGCGGGCCCCTCTTCACGCCTGAAGGAGCCGCTCCGGCCCGACCGTGTGTGCCCAGTCGACGGTTGCGTCGATGATCGAATCGAGGTCGTGCGAGGGCTCCCATCCCAGCAGGTTCCGCAGCTTCGTCGTATCGGGAGCCCGCCGAAGCATGTCCTCGTACTGGTCGCCGTAGACCTCCTCGTACGGGACGAACTCGATGGACGACGCCGATCCCGTCCGAGCTGCGATCCGGTGGGCGAGCTCCAGGATCGAGACCTCCTCGTTGGATCCGACGTTGTACGGCTCACCGGCCGCCTCCGGACGGTCCAGCAATCCGACCACGGCCCGGACCACGTCCGAGACGTGGCAGAAGCAGCGGGTCTGGGAGCCGTCCCCGTACACGGTGAGGGGCCGCCCGAGCAGCGCCTGCGCGACCAGCCTGGGCACGACCATCCCGTAGGCCCCGGTCTGGCGGGGACCGACCGTGTTGAAGAAGCGCGCCACCACGGTCGGGACGTGACGCTCCCGCCAGTAGGCGAACGAGAGGATCTCGTCCACCGCCTTCGAGGTCGAGTACGCCCATCGGGCGACGGACGGGGGGCCGAGCACGCGGTCCGACCTCTCGTGCAGCAGGCCCGAGTTCTTCCCGTAGATCTCCGAGGTGGAGGCGACCAGCACCGGACGCCGGTAGCGGTGGGCAGCCTCGAACACGTTCACGGCTCCCAGGACGTTGGTCCTCAGCGACCGCAGCGGCTCGGACACGATCAGTTGCACTCCCACGGCGGCCGCCAGGTGCACGACCTGGTCGCACTCGGCGGTCAGGTCGTCGAGGAGCACCGCGTCCAGGACGCTCCCGGACACGAACTCGAACCCGTCGTGCTTCGACGCTCCCTGCAGGTTGTCGCGGCTCCCGGTGGACAGGTTGTCCAGCACGACGACCTGGTCGCCCCGCTCGAGCAACGCTTCGGACAGGTGGGAGCCGATGAACCCCGCCCCGCCGGTGACGAGGATGCGCATACGGGGAGCATAGGGCGCCGGACCTGCCGCCCGGTGGACGCGGACCCAGCGCCCCTGCTCAACCCGGACCTCCCGAACTCCCGCCGTGGCGCCGAGCCGGCGCGCCTGGCCCCACGTGAACGCTCCCTGCTGCCGCGCAGCCACCCCCGCGATCAGGGCGTCTAGCGATCGCTCGCGCATGCCGCACCTCCTCCTGTCGGGAAGGAGGGGAAGGGCAGCCATCGAAGCACGCGTCGCCGACACTCACGGTGTCGCGGACGCGGCTCCCGGAGGCGGGAATGACACCGGACGCCGCGCGCCGGACGCCCCGGTGTCACGTACGCGGCTCCCGCCGGTGTAGGCGACACCTAGGAACGCCCGCGACCCACCGGATCGCGGAGCTGCTCTCCCGCCTCGTGGGTTCCGAACTGCCTCCTGTGGGAACCTGACGGGGATGGGAACCTGGCCCGGTGGGTGGACGTTTGGCTGGTGGAGGGCCTGCTGGGCTCCCGTGTCCGGACTGACCGACGAACCGGGCGGTGGGGGTCCGGACGCCCAGCGGTGGCCCGATGTGGTCGCCCGATACGCAGACGTTGTGTACACGATGGCCTACCGGCTCACCGGGAACGACGAGGAGGCGCGCGACGTCGCGCAGGATGTCCTCCTCAGGCTCCACCGCGGTCTGGGGCGCTACGAGGAAGGCAACTTCGAGGGATGGCTGTACCGAACCACCGTGAACGTCTTCCGGGACCGGCTCCGGAAGACGAAGAGACGCCGCGAGGACGTGACGGCCGAGCCGCCGCACGCGGTGGCTCCCGAGTCGGTCGAGCAGGAGGTCACCCGGACGGAGCTGCGCGAGGTCGTCCAGCGCGCGATATCGAGCCTGCCCCCGGACTACCGCGAGGTGATCGTGCTGCGTGACATCGAGGGACGGTCCTACGAGGAGATCGCCGAGATCCTGGACATCCCGTCCGGGACGGTCCGCTCCCGGATCCACCGCGGACGCGAGGCGCTCCGCTCACTGCTCGCCCCCTACGTGGAGGCCGCTCCGTGAACGAGCACATCCGGTCCGAGGTGATGTCCGCGATCGTGGACGGCGAGTCCACCGCCGAGGAGCGCCGCACGGCGGACGTCCACCTCCAGGGCTGCGCCGAGTGCCGGCGGGCGCTGTCCGAACTGAGCTCGGTGCGCGATCTCGTCTCCGCCCTACCTCGGCTCGAGGCTCCCGAGGAGGTCGTCCAGGCGGCACTCCGTCCCGGGAGGGTGCGGCTCCTGTCCCCACGCCGGCGTCTGGTCGCCCTCGCTGCGGCGGCCGCCGTGGTCGTGTCGCTGGCCGGGGTCGTCCGTCCGCCCGAGCCGGAGGCCGAGCCGCCGGTCGATGCGTTCGTCGCCCGACACGTCGGCGTCAGCGCCGGCAACCAGAGCGCGGGGGAGGTGCTGTTCGCTGTCCCGGGCCGCTGAACCACGCCGCCGGCTCCCATGGGGGCTCCTCGCCTTCGTCGTCCTGATGGGCGCGAGCCTGCACGGGCGGACGGCCACCGGGCAGGAGGGGGCGGACGGGCTCATCCGCAAGATCGCCGCGGCGGACGGCGCCACCTACCGGGCCCGTCAGCTCGTGGTCTACATGGGCGAGCAGAAGTCGTCCGCGGTCGTCGAGGTGCACGCGGATCGCGGGACGCGCCACGTCCGGGCACAGGGCGGCAAGGACCGCACCGAGGTCTGGAAGGACGGCACCGAGACGCGGCTGTGGAACTCCGAGCTCGCGTGGCGGGAGATGCGTCCGGCTCCCGTGAAGATGAAGCCGAAGCTCGTCCTCGAGAAGTTCGACGTGAAGGTGGGGGCGATGATGTCGCTAGGGTCGGTCTCGCTCGTCCCGCTAGACCTGATCCGCCGCTCGGACGAGGCGTTCCTCCAGCGGATGTGGGTCGACCCGGTCAACGGGATGGTGCACCGCCGCGAGGTGTACGGCGACGAAGGGAAGCTGCTCGGGATGTCCACGCTGCTCGATATGGAGTGGGGCGACGGCGCCGGGCCCGTGCCGAAGGTGAAGGCGCGGGTCAAGGAGGACGCGGTGCTCCCGAAGGCCAAGGGCGAGGCGCCGCGCGAGCTGCCCTACGACTACCAGCTGGTGTCGGCGCACCGGCTCGAGGCGGACGGAGACCCGGTGGACCAGTGGCTGTACACGGACGGCGTGCACGCGCTCTCGGTCTTCCGACAGAAGGGGACGCTCTCGGAACCGGACGGGTTCGAGCCCGTCGAGCTCGACAAGACGACCGCCTACGCCGGACCGGGGCCGGGGACATGGGTCTGGCAGGGAGGCCGGTCCGTCTGGACCGTCGTAGCCGAGGAGCCACAGCTGGACCCCGTCGAGCTGACCGAGGACCTCCCCCAGGGCGGACCGTCCCGCCTCACCCGCCTGGGCGCGTGGTGGGCGAAGGCGTACCACGTGGTCGCGGACCGCTTGTAGGGAACCGCCTGGGCGCGCCCGGCGTTGATAGGGCATGGACGCGCTCCACGGTCTGATCGACCCCCAGGACTGGCAGCTCCACGCGGCCTGCCGGGGACGCCAGGACCTCTTCTTCGCGCCGGACGACGAGTCCGAGACGCGGGTGGAGCGCCGGCGCCGGGAGGCGCGCGCCAAGACGATCTGCGCGTCCTGCGTCGTCCGGCTCGAGTGCCTGGACGAGGCGATGGAGCAGCGGGAGCGCTTCGGGATCTGGGGAGGCATGACCGAGCGGGAGCGGCGCGCCCTCGTCGCCCGTCGGACGTTCGCGTCCCCCACGGGTCAGGTTCCACCACGAGACATCGCCGGTCCTGGGCGGCCACAACGCCTGCCCGCCGTCGTCGCTCAGGGCCGGGCGATGTCGCCGGAAGAGGACTGACGGCCGGGCTCCCGCGCGAGCGGGAGCCCGCGCCGAGGTGTGGCCCCCGGGCCGCACCCGAGCGTGGAGCCGGCCGGGGTGCCACAAGAACGGGGCGGGGCACACCGGCCGGTTTCCCTTTGGGAGCCGCGCTCGCGGGAGCCCGCGACCCCGGCTCGCGTGGGCCTCGCGCTCCTCGCCCGCGGGCCCCCCGGCGGGAGACCACGACCTGCCATCGGCGCCCGCTCGGGAGCCGGGGGAGGGCACCGATGGCGAGAAGTGGTCCCTATACGACCACCGCCCGCCGGTCGTGCCGGACAGACCCCGGAACCGAGTGCGAGTGGCAGGTCATGGACCTGCGTTCGAGACGGGTCGTTGCGCGTGGCCCGTCCGACGCTCAGGCTGAACCCCATGGACAACCCCCGCCTCCAGCCACCCACGCGTCGATCGCTGGTCAGCTCGACGGACATCTTCCTCGCCTTGGTCTCGAAGGAACTGCACGTCAAGTACAAGCGCTCGGTCCTAGGGTTCTTCTGGTCGCTCGCGACGCCGCTGGCGCTCGCGGCGGTCTACCTCTTCGTCTTCGTCCACGTGTACCGGGTCCCGCAGGAGGACTTCGCCCTCTTCCTGCTGACCGGACTGCTGCCCTGGCAGTTCTTCCAGATGGCGACCGTCGCCGCGACCAACTCACTGGTCGACAACGCCCCGCTCATCCGCAAGGTCTACTTCCCTCGTCCCCTCCTCCCGATCGGCGCCGTCGCCGCCAACCTGGTGACGTTCATGGGAGGGCTCGGCGTCCTGATGCTGATCCTCCTGGCCACGGGGCGTCCGTTGTGGCTCGGCCTGCACTGGCTCGTGGTGGCGCTCGTCCTGCAGACGGCGTTGTGCGTGGGGATCTCGCTGGCCCTCTCGGTATGGAACGTGTACTTCCGCGACATCGCGCAGGTGATCGGCATCTTCCTCCTCGTCCTCTTCTTCCTCACGCCGATCGTCTACGACGTGACGATGGTGCCGGCGGCCTTCCGAGCGCTCGCCTGGGTGAACCCTCTCGCGCCGATCATGGAGACGTACCGGGCGGCGCTCTTCGAGGTGCGGACACCCGACCTGGGGCTGCTCGCTGCCGGCGCGGCAGAGGCGGCGGGCGCGCTCGCTCTCGGGTACCTCGTGTTCCGACGCCTGTCCCCGCGGATACCCAAGGAGCTCTGATGGCGCCGACCATCGTCGTCCGCGGCCTGTGGGAGGAGTTCCGGGTGCTGCAGGACCGGCCGGGCAGCGTGAAGGAGATGCTCTCGCGTCTGCCGGTGGGGAGGGAGCGAAGGTCCAACTGGGCGCTACGGGACGTGAGCTTCGAGGTCGAGCCCGGCGAGACGGTGGGGCTCATCGGTCGCAACGGCTCGGGGAAGAGTACGCTCCTGCGTTGCATCGCCGGGATACTGCCGCCGACGCGAGGGGAGGTCCTGGTCGGCGGGCCGATCTCGAGCCTCATCGAGCTGGGGGCAGGTTTCCACCCCGAGCTCACCGGACGCGAGAACGCGCGCGTCACGGGGGCCCTCTTCGGGATACCCCGTCGCAAGCTCGAGGCGAAGATGGAGGAGATCGTCGCCTTCGCCGAGCTGGAGGAGGTCGTCGATCAACCGGTCCGGTCGTACTCGTCGGGCATGGTCGTCCGTCTGGCCTTCTCCCTGGCCGTCAGCGCGGACCCCGAGATACTGCTGATCGACGAGGTCCTGGCGGTGGGCGACCAGTCCTTCCAACGCCGATGCGTCGATCGCATCAGCGGCATGGCCCGCTCGGGGGTCGCCGTGGTCTTCGTCTCCCACCAGCTCGATCTGGTCTCGTCCGTGTGCTCGCGGGTGCTCCTGCTGGACGACGGGTCAGTGGTCTCGGATGGCTCGCCCCTCGATGTGATCGCAGGCTACGAGCGCGCCCAGTAGGCCAGGTGATCTTTGAGCCGACCTCGGACCCCCCCGCCGGTCACGCCCGCCCGGAGGCCGCGGCGGAGGACCGACCTGTCAGGTTCCTTCCGCCCCCTCTGCGCGGAGCGCCGGTGAGCGAGCACCTGGTCGCTGTTCGCGAGCGGCCACGCAAGGGCCCGCACGACGGACAGAGCGGACATCCACTGACCCCTCAGGAGCAGCGCCAGGCCGACCCCAAGGCATCCCAGCAGGTGGAGGGGAACGATGCGTACCAGCGACCAGGCCCCCGCGTTCGCGAGGATCGACCAGATGCGGTTGCGGAAGGACAGGTACCGGATCTGGTGAGGTTCGAACAGCCGCCGGCTCGTGTAGCTGCCCTCGTGGTGGACCTCGGCGCCAGGCACCACGAACACCTGATGCCCGGCCACACGGGCCCGCCAGCACAGGTCCGACTCCTCGAAGTAGGCGAAGTAATCCGACCGGAACCCGTTGAGCGACACGAACGTGGTCCGGCGCACCAGCAGGGCGATGCCTCTGGTGGAGAACACCTCCCGGGTCTGGGCTCCGGGGGGGTGAGCGGCCGGCGCGAAGAACCCCGCCCAGGTGAAGAGCTCGCCCACCGACTCGACCGATCCGTCGGGGCGCCTGCACAGCGGCTGCCAAACCGCCCCTGCGGGCTGCCTGTCCGCCTCGCTCAGCAGAGCATCGAGCGCTCGGGGCGCAAGGAGCGCGTCATCGTTGAGGAAGAGCAGCAGCGGAGACACCGCGAGGGCAGCCCCCTGGTTGCACGCGGCGGCGTACCCGGCGTTCGTCTCGTTCTGGATCACTCTCACGCCGGGGGCCGGCCACCCTGAGGGGCGGGGCGACCCCCCGTTGTCCACC
The window above is part of the Actinomycetota bacterium genome. Proteins encoded here:
- a CDS encoding glycosyltransferase family 2 protein produces the protein MRTSEGETPTLTVVIPTYAGDDRLLACLASIGRPPGVEIVVVDNGGSPRPSGWPAPGVRVIQNETNAGYAAACNQGAALAVSPLLLFLNDDALLAPRALDALLSEADRQPAGAVWQPLCRRPDGSVESVGELFTWAGFFAPAAHPPGAQTREVFSTRGIALLVRRTTFVSLNGFRSDYFAYFEESDLCWRARVAGHQVFVVPGAEVHHEGSYTSRRLFEPHQIRYLSFRNRIWSILANAGAWSLVRIVPLHLLGCLGVGLALLLRGQWMSALSVVRALAWPLANSDQVLAHRRSAQRGRKEPDRSVLRRGLRAGVTGGGVRGRLKDHLAYWARS
- a CDS encoding ABC transporter ATP-binding protein, with the translated sequence MAPTIVVRGLWEEFRVLQDRPGSVKEMLSRLPVGRERRSNWALRDVSFEVEPGETVGLIGRNGSGKSTLLRCIAGILPPTRGEVLVGGPISSLIELGAGFHPELTGRENARVTGALFGIPRRKLEAKMEEIVAFAELEEVVDQPVRSYSSGMVVRLAFSLAVSADPEILLIDEVLAVGDQSFQRRCVDRISGMARSGVAVVFVSHQLDLVSSVCSRVLLLDDGSVVSDGSPLDVIAGYERAQ